AAGATTTCTCCGCTATCTATCAGTATCTGAAGCAATCACAAAAAGGCTAACCGCTTCGTCCTGCTTGCTACCATGGATCATTAAGGGCCCTGTTCGCTGCCTTTTTCCTGCAGTCGCCGGAGGCGACGTCGAACAAGAAAAGCCGCGGGAAAGGGGCCGACAAGTTGACAGAAGGCAGACACATGCTATATTGGCATTATCAATGACCTTGAGGAGGCATAGTATGGCAAACCCATTTGTACATATCGAATTGCAGACGCAAGATCCGGAAAAATCAAAGAAGTTTTATACCGCGATGTTCGATTGGAAACTGGAAGGTATTCCGGCCATGGAGTATACGGTCATCAAGGTCGGGGAGGGGACGGGCGGAGGCATGATGAAGAAGCCCCTTCCTGACATGCCGGACAATTGGCTTCCTTACATCCTCGTTGACGACGTGGCAGCATCGACGAAAAAGGCGCTGACCCTAGGGGCAACAATTTGCAAGGACGTCACCGAGGTCCCGGATATGGGGTGGTTCAGTGTAATCGCAGACCCCACCGGCGCGGCCTTTGGACTCTGGCAGCCAAGAGCGTGTAAATAGCTCCGGCTGAAAAGGGGAGGATGACCGCAGACTAGTTCTGCAGGGGAGAACATACTCCTCATCAAGCGCATATTTGACGCGCCGCGAGAGATTGCGCGAAAAGTCTGGAAGGCATTGGGATGATTTCGCCCTTATCGTTTCTGTAAGATAGGTTCGTGAAACTCTTTGAGACCCTCATAAAGGGAATATTCAAAAACAGACCCAACCGCTTCATCATAGAATGCACCGTTGACAAGAAAAGTGTGAGGGCCTATCTTCCCAACCCCGGCAGGCTGAGGGAACTTCTCCTGCCCGGAAGTATGCTCTATCTAGTGCCTCAACCGCCGCCTTCCCATAAATACAGATATATGTGTGTGGCGGTAGAGAAAGACGGGGCGCCCGTGCTCCTTCACACTCACCTTAACAATGCCGTGGCCCGACATTTGATAGAGCGCAGTTGTATCACCGGGCTTGAAGGGGCAGAGATCGTACGACCTGAAATAACTATCGGCAGGAGCCGGTTCGACTTTCTCCTGCGCCATAACGGGAAGGACGTGGTGCTGGAGGTGAAGTCGTGTACGCTCTTCAGCGGAAAGACTGCCATGTTCCCTGATGCGGTGACCATCAGAGGGAGGAGACACCTCGAAGAACTCGCGGCACTCTCGGGCGGAAGACGGAGATGCGCGGTTCTCTTTGTCGTGCACTCACCCGGGGTCGAATACTTCATGCCTGAATATCACACGGATCTCGAGTTTTCGAAGTCGCTCCTGTCCGTATTGCAGGACGTCATGATCAGAGCGGTATCTGTGTCATGGGAAAAAGACCTCTCCCTCGGGAAGAGGGTGAGGGACCTCGTCATCCCCTGGGATCTTATCAGGAATGAGGCCCGCGACAAGGGAAGCTATATCGTGATTCTGCGTTTGAAGCAGGACCGGAAAATATCAGTCGGAAGCCTTGGAATTGTCCGGATGAGAAAGGGATATTATGTGTACGTCGGCTCGGCGAAAAGAAATCTCTCGCAGCGCATCGCGCGGCATCAAAGGGAACGCAAAAACCTCTTCTGGCATATAGATTATCTGCGGCAATACGCCGACCATTGTTCATCACTGCCTGTGAGGTCCGGCACCGATCTGGAATGCGGCATCGCGGGGGCGCTGAATAAGATATCTGAATGGAATATACCCGGATTCGGATCGTCGGATTGCAGATGCGGCAGCCATCTCTTCGGTATGCGTCATGACCCCGCCCTTTCCCGGGAATTCATAACGTTGCTCCTTGATTTTCGGATGAACAGGCTGGAACGCATATTATCGGATCGTGGGTGGGATTCAGCCTGCAGTGCTTGAGCAGATGCCGGATCGATGACGCGACAGATGGAGGCTAGAAGTGAAGCACATAGGAATTTAGAAGGGCTGTTTATTGACAATTGGCAGGTGCTTCTCTATAGTGTGAACGAGATACTGTTTCTTTTGGAGGGGGGTCTCTTGCCGCACAACAGAGAAAAGACCGGATGAATTTGCCGTGGAGGGACAGCACGCTGTCAGCCATTGCAGCGGCACTCCTATATGGCCTCTCGATTCTCAGCGCGCCTGCATTCGGACAGTCCCCTGAAACACCGGCAATGGCCCCTCTGAATCCAGCCTTCGTCGATTACACGCATGCCATTAGGCCCGCCGGCGTTCAGGATACGACATCTGACGGACATGGGCTCGGATACATCCCATCTCCTGTTGATCGCTCACACCTGACCGGACAATCCGTATTTCCGATACGGCCGGCTGCGGTTCTTCCCCCAAGTTACGACCTCCGCTCCCTCGGCAAGGTGACGGCTGTGAGAAATCAGGGAAGCTGCGGCGACTGCTGGGCGTTTGCCAGCATGGCCTCACTCGAGTCAAGTCTTCTCACAGGTGAAACGTGGGATTTCTCAGAAAACAATCTTAAGAACACCCATGGATTCGATTGGGGGCCGTGCTCAGGAGGCAACGGCGATATATCCACAGCCTATCTTGCCCGATGGGACGGACCGGTAAGGGAGTCAGACGATCCGTACAATCCCAATCCTCCCTATACGTCACCAGCGGGCTTACCCGAGCAGAAGCATGTCCAGGAGGTTCTTATCATACCTCCGAGAGCGGATTCCGTGCATAACGACGATATCAAACAAGCCGTACAGTCTTATGGTGGCGTTTACACCACTTATTACGCTTCATCAACCTACTACAATAGGCCATGTCCGACAGGCAGTTGCACCACATATTATTATGCTGGTACGGAAAACTCTAATCATGCCGTCACTATTGTCGGGTGGGATGACAATTTTCCGGCTGGCAGCTTTTCTCCGGCCGCGCCGGGTAACGGCGCTTTTCTTATAAAGAACAGCTGGGGGACCGCATGGGGCGTGAACGGCGGATATTTCTACATTTCCTACTATGACACGAAATTAGGTTATGACGGAAACTACGTCTTCAATGACGCCGAACCTGTCGCCAGATACACTCGGGTATACCAGTACGATCCTTTGGGCAATACAGTAAATCTTGGGTTTGGAGGCAACACGGGATGGTTTGCCAACATCTTCACCGCTTCCGCGAACGAACAGGTTGCGGCGGTCAGCTTCCACACGGGAGCCGTTAATGCGACATTCGAGGTACGCGTTTATACGAATGTCACCTCAGGCCCGACAAGCGGCTCTCTCGCGGAGACGACCACCGGTTCGCTCTCGATTCCCGGCTACCACACCGTCACCTTGAGTTCCCCGGTGTCCATCACCGCCGGCCAGAAGTTCTCTGTGATCGTCAAACTCGCAACACCTGGATATAACTTTCCGATTCCGATGGAATATCCTTTTGGCGGCTATAGTAGCGGGGCCACAGCCGGTGTGGGGCAGAGTTACGTGAGCAGTGATGGCACAAATTGGGCAGATGTGACTACTGACTACCCGAACACCAATGTCTGTCTGAAGGCATTCACTGACGCGATTATCGACACAACGCCCCCCACTGAC
Above is a genomic segment from Thermodesulfovibrionales bacterium containing:
- a CDS encoding VOC family protein yields the protein MANPFVHIELQTQDPEKSKKFYTAMFDWKLEGIPAMEYTVIKVGEGTGGGMMKKPLPDMPDNWLPYILVDDVAASTKKALTLGATICKDVTEVPDMGWFSVIADPTGAAFGLWQPRACK
- the sfsA gene encoding DNA/RNA nuclease SfsA, which codes for MKLFETLIKGIFKNRPNRFIIECTVDKKSVRAYLPNPGRLRELLLPGSMLYLVPQPPPSHKYRYMCVAVEKDGAPVLLHTHLNNAVARHLIERSCITGLEGAEIVRPEITIGRSRFDFLLRHNGKDVVLEVKSCTLFSGKTAMFPDAVTIRGRRHLEELAALSGGRRRCAVLFVVHSPGVEYFMPEYHTDLEFSKSLLSVLQDVMIRAVSVSWEKDLSLGKRVRDLVIPWDLIRNEARDKGSYIVILRLKQDRKISVGSLGIVRMRKGYYVYVGSAKRNLSQRIARHQRERKNLFWHIDYLRQYADHCSSLPVRSGTDLECGIAGALNKISEWNIPGFGSSDCRCGSHLFGMRHDPALSREFITLLLDFRMNRLERILSDRGWDSACSA
- a CDS encoding lectin like domain-containing protein, with protein sequence MNLPWRDSTLSAIAAALLYGLSILSAPAFGQSPETPAMAPLNPAFVDYTHAIRPAGVQDTTSDGHGLGYIPSPVDRSHLTGQSVFPIRPAAVLPPSYDLRSLGKVTAVRNQGSCGDCWAFASMASLESSLLTGETWDFSENNLKNTHGFDWGPCSGGNGDISTAYLARWDGPVRESDDPYNPNPPYTSPAGLPEQKHVQEVLIIPPRADSVHNDDIKQAVQSYGGVYTTYYASSTYYNRPCPTGSCTTYYYAGTENSNHAVTIVGWDDNFPAGSFSPAAPGNGAFLIKNSWGTAWGVNGGYFYISYYDTKLGYDGNYVFNDAEPVARYTRVYQYDPLGNTVNLGFGGNTGWFANIFTASANEQVAAVSFHTGAVNATFEVRVYTNVTSGPTSGSLAETTTGSLSIPGYHTVTLSSPVSITAGQKFSVIVKLATPGYNFPIPMEYPFGGYSSGATAGVGQSYVSSDGTNWADVTTDYPNTNVCLKAFTDAIIDTTPPTDGTLTAVPGNTQVTLNWSGFSDSGSGLRGANTYKVMRSEGGYPSAHCTSGTQLLGSVSPQTDSGLINGTTYYYRVCAYDNAGNISTGATATATLPFQITVDTSPSGRQITVDSVSYTTPYTFTWGPLSSHTVMATSPQSAGTGTQYAFSSWSDGGPPTHTITPSGDNTYIANFMMQYQLKATASPSGAGSVTPDCSTGCWYDSESAAGLWASPAANYVFTTWTGDCTGTNPSMSVSMSGPLSCAANFVPCLDYQARDEMTATSFTSVGSAYSDASTLSGDTIQLVATILKETLDLNRGIAVTLAGGYGCGFTGLATSYSIIQGSLTIDKDSLTVTVQNLILQ